From one Nonomuraea polychroma genomic stretch:
- a CDS encoding ABC transporter ATP-binding protein yields the protein MTTTDLAQAREQSVPPPAADSAAGQSLAKLLRPYGWSFAGVVILQVIGAVAGLAPLLAVVELGRALLSPGPIDHGHVWTVVIAGAAGLFVRLLFAAASSGIGHVLDGQVQLTFRRQLAARLGRVPIGWFSRRRTGELAKVVGEDVSAVHPFIAHTPGELVAAFVVPLVSLIYLFTIDWRLTLITLIPVVLAVALVPLMMTPARTREQKEFDAAMGRIASSAVEFVQGISVVKAFGGSGRAHRKFLTATDDFVGTFFRWVRGMSVVAAGMQLALAPPFVLLVVLIGGAALIASGGMAPADLLPFLLLGLGLTAPVAALGHGFDDMQAARRAVGRIRDVLQVRPLPEPARPVAPQGHRVELRDVRFGYKADHEVLRGIDLVLEPGTVTAVVGPSGSGKSTLVQLLPRFFDPTHGSVVLGGVDLREIGSQELYRMVSFVFQDVRLLRASVADNIALAVPHASLDDVVRAARLANIHDRILELPRGYESVIGEDAGLSGGEAQRISIARALLAAAPVLVLDEATAFVDPQTEQAVRRALATLEGDRTILVIAHRLETVADADTVVMLENGSIVERGRPAELLAQNGKFAAFWRSHPSAITGTHGGVPQGDELR from the coding sequence ATGACCACCACCGACCTTGCCCAGGCGAGGGAGCAGTCCGTACCACCACCGGCTGCCGATTCCGCTGCGGGGCAGAGCCTGGCAAAGCTGCTGCGCCCTTACGGATGGAGTTTCGCCGGCGTTGTGATCCTGCAGGTGATCGGCGCTGTCGCGGGTCTGGCGCCGCTGCTGGCGGTCGTCGAACTGGGCCGTGCTCTGTTGTCGCCCGGCCCGATCGATCACGGTCATGTCTGGACCGTCGTGATCGCGGGTGCGGCCGGCTTGTTCGTCCGGCTGCTGTTCGCGGCCGCGTCATCCGGAATCGGACATGTTCTCGACGGCCAGGTGCAACTGACGTTTCGCCGGCAACTGGCCGCGCGACTGGGGCGCGTACCGATCGGCTGGTTCTCCCGGCGCCGGACCGGCGAGCTGGCAAAGGTGGTGGGCGAGGACGTGAGTGCCGTGCACCCGTTCATCGCCCACACCCCCGGCGAGCTCGTCGCCGCGTTCGTGGTGCCGCTGGTTTCGCTGATCTACTTGTTCACCATTGACTGGCGGCTCACGCTGATCACGCTGATACCGGTGGTGCTGGCAGTGGCACTTGTCCCCTTGATGATGACTCCGGCTCGGACACGCGAGCAGAAGGAGTTCGACGCGGCCATGGGACGGATCGCGAGTTCCGCCGTCGAGTTCGTCCAAGGGATCTCGGTGGTGAAGGCGTTCGGCGGATCCGGGCGCGCTCACCGCAAGTTCCTCACGGCCACAGACGATTTCGTCGGCACCTTCTTCCGGTGGGTGCGTGGCATGTCCGTGGTCGCCGCCGGGATGCAGCTGGCGCTGGCGCCGCCGTTCGTGCTGCTGGTCGTGCTGATCGGCGGTGCGGCTCTGATCGCCTCCGGTGGCATGGCCCCGGCGGACCTGCTGCCCTTCCTGCTCCTGGGACTGGGCCTGACCGCTCCGGTGGCGGCCCTCGGCCACGGCTTCGACGACATGCAGGCCGCCCGGCGCGCGGTCGGCCGGATCCGGGACGTGCTCCAGGTGCGGCCGCTGCCGGAGCCTGCGCGTCCGGTCGCGCCACAGGGGCACCGGGTGGAACTGCGTGATGTTCGATTCGGATATAAAGCCGATCACGAGGTGCTGCGCGGGATCGACCTGGTGCTGGAGCCGGGGACGGTCACCGCGGTCGTCGGGCCGTCGGGGAGCGGGAAGTCCACGCTGGTTCAGCTGTTGCCGCGGTTCTTCGACCCGACCCACGGCTCGGTCGTCCTTGGCGGTGTCGATCTGCGCGAGATCGGCAGCCAGGAGCTCTACCGGATGGTCTCCTTCGTCTTCCAGGACGTTCGCCTGCTGCGCGCCTCGGTCGCGGACAACATCGCGCTGGCGGTACCGCATGCCTCTCTCGATGACGTGGTCCGCGCCGCCCGGCTGGCGAACATTCATGATCGGATTCTCGAGCTGCCGCGCGGATACGAGTCGGTGATCGGGGAAGACGCCGGGCTGTCGGGTGGCGAGGCCCAGCGGATCTCGATCGCCCGCGCACTGCTCGCCGCCGCCCCCGTTCTGGTGCTCGACGAGGCGACCGCCTTCGTCGACCCGCAGACCGAGCAGGCGGTGCGCCGGGCCCTGGCGACGCTGGAGGGCGATCGGACGATTCTGGTCATCGCCCATCGTCTGGAGACGGTCGCCGACGCCGACACCGTCGTGATGCTGGAGAACGGGTCGATCGTCGAGCGCGGCAGGCCCGCCGAGCTGCTGGCACAGAACGGGAAGTTCGCCGCGTTCTGGCGATCCCACCCGTCCGCGATCACCGGAACCCATGGTGGCGTACCGCAAGGAGACGAGCTGCGATGA